Proteins from a genomic interval of Bradyrhizobium sp. G127:
- a CDS encoding DUF4194 domain-containing protein: MLELDELRDLLEGRRGTPPVEKVDIETAIQALLAHQIIYPDTSLLRREIYDLIRRHSTFFERYFGAMGVSIVIEPPTGMIALVRGQNRYGWQFSRLKKDETLVLLALRVAYDEGLRAGIMDEVGRVETNTDEIFDRIRTLGKADPPIESRLEEILKSLRRRGAVLLHDADRVERLTPVTVLPGIGILVDDVFTASVVKWVELGAPEEFLAWSARERDSAVAPDRAGSSPERQRLDPDEASSDV, translated from the coding sequence ATGCTGGAGCTTGACGAACTTCGCGACCTTCTCGAAGGTCGGCGAGGCACCCCGCCCGTCGAGAAGGTCGATATCGAGACCGCGATTCAAGCGCTCCTTGCCCATCAGATCATTTATCCGGACACAAGCCTGCTTCGGCGAGAAATCTACGACCTCATTCGCCGTCACAGCACATTTTTCGAGCGGTACTTCGGTGCGATGGGGGTGAGCATTGTCATTGAGCCGCCGACCGGAATGATCGCGCTGGTCCGGGGCCAGAACCGGTACGGCTGGCAATTCTCGCGTCTCAAGAAAGACGAGACTCTTGTCCTGCTTGCGCTGCGTGTTGCCTATGACGAAGGCTTGCGAGCGGGCATTATGGATGAAGTCGGTCGGGTTGAGACCAACACCGACGAGATATTCGACCGAATCCGGACGCTTGGAAAGGCAGATCCACCGATTGAGTCCCGGCTAGAAGAAATCCTGAAGTCGTTGCGGCGGCGAGGAGCTGTTCTGTTGCATGATGCGGATCGTGTCGAGCGACTTACCCCGGTTACGGTCCTCCCCGGCATAGGCATTCTTGTCGATGATGTCTTTACCGCCTCTGTTGTGAAGTGGGTGGAGCTGGGAGCGCCTGAAGAATTCCTTGCTTGGAGTGCGCGCGAGCGTGACTCAGCTGTCGCGCCGGACAGGGCCGGATCGTCACCGGAACGGCAACGTCTCGATCCAGACGAGGCATCTTCTGATGTATGA
- a CDS encoding Wadjet anti-phage system protein JetA family protein, whose product MTEEEAHEARSRIFGGLPPDIFRIFSGEARWFYADLLEHIDQDVFGDIPGVVSRQEMTQAIREFIDRQGRNVQLNDEVPHAPAAETADAKAIVAYRRLLDTGWLTEFRDRYRRVVDMNANGRLILTILLEIKAGRTRSYGGEVLQVLLQLEGADKDPENRSEAVRNAQRSAKSFMHHLRSISSAIRQIEEELVGQTDMRTLFRKFFDDFVEHFLISDFKRLKSSTNPFRFRRKIIDTAEGILANEIRMTVLSEAYVKEGRGESVEDAYALVTQELRNVISVFERIGDYLEIIEATNQRLERRISNTLRFMDRIAETKTERVIEALAKLGDLAGSSSLELSIPHNLLPEQAVIGREDLYQHKRGREVIKPRKIRREAPDPAFLAYRAALDTYRGRTAITAAKMTAYLDTAFGELRELQAADMPLSSLDDFFIFERLRTLQQIGDGALARHYAIEIKPTQFENEWISCPDFVVRRVGKVASHAGA is encoded by the coding sequence ATGACCGAGGAAGAAGCCCACGAAGCGCGCTCTCGAATATTTGGCGGGCTACCGCCGGATATCTTTCGCATTTTTTCTGGCGAGGCACGTTGGTTCTACGCCGATCTTTTGGAGCACATCGACCAAGATGTTTTCGGAGATATTCCGGGCGTCGTTTCGCGACAGGAAATGACCCAGGCGATTAGGGAATTTATCGACCGTCAGGGCCGTAACGTTCAACTCAACGATGAGGTGCCGCATGCGCCGGCAGCGGAGACCGCAGATGCCAAAGCCATCGTTGCGTACCGGCGGCTCCTTGACACGGGGTGGCTAACCGAATTTCGGGATCGCTACCGCCGCGTTGTCGATATGAATGCTAACGGACGCCTCATTCTAACAATCCTACTGGAAATCAAAGCAGGACGAACGCGCTCCTATGGCGGGGAAGTCTTGCAAGTTCTGTTGCAGCTCGAAGGAGCCGATAAAGATCCCGAGAACAGGTCGGAGGCCGTCCGTAACGCGCAGCGGTCAGCTAAGTCTTTTATGCATCACTTGCGCTCGATCTCAAGCGCAATACGGCAAATTGAAGAAGAGCTGGTCGGCCAGACCGATATGCGGACCCTATTCAGAAAGTTCTTCGACGATTTCGTCGAGCATTTCCTGATCTCAGATTTTAAGCGGCTGAAGAGCTCAACCAATCCTTTCCGGTTCAGACGTAAGATTATCGACACAGCGGAAGGCATTCTTGCCAACGAAATAAGGATGACTGTCCTCTCCGAGGCATACGTCAAGGAGGGGCGCGGCGAGAGTGTTGAAGATGCGTATGCGCTAGTTACTCAAGAATTGCGCAACGTGATATCGGTATTTGAGCGGATCGGAGACTATCTCGAAATTATCGAGGCAACGAACCAGCGGCTTGAACGACGAATTTCTAATACCCTACGATTCATGGACCGCATCGCGGAGACGAAGACCGAACGTGTGATCGAGGCGTTAGCCAAGCTCGGCGATCTGGCTGGTTCCTCCTCGCTTGAGCTATCCATCCCGCATAACCTTCTTCCGGAACAAGCAGTGATCGGCAGAGAAGACCTCTATCAGCACAAACGTGGGCGGGAAGTCATAAAACCTCGAAAAATTCGGCGTGAAGCACCGGATCCAGCATTTCTTGCCTATCGCGCGGCGCTTGATACCTACCGGGGCCGCACAGCAATCACAGCTGCAAAAATGACCGCCTATCTCGACACCGCTTTCGGCGAACTGCGAGAGTTGCAAGCGGCCGACATGCCTCTTTCGTCGCTAGATGATTTCTTCATTTTCGAGCGGCTTCGTACTTTGCAGCAGATCGGCGACGGCGCTCTAGCGCGGCACTACGCTATCGAAATCAAGCCCACACAATTCGAGAATGAGTGGATCTCGTGTCCCGACTTCGTCGTTCGTCGCGTGGGAAAGGTAGCGTCGCATGCTGGAGCTTGA
- a CDS encoding AAA family ATPase has product MTVLDPIEGLVIQNFRSIRGTVSVPLDAPIVLIHGTNGAGKTSVLSALELALTREIPAMKRDDEIFERFLVHQGQKKASVSLAGKNNVPLKQGAITVEGGVVSGTAFLDGNDAQFFSNRCMLAQSTLSRLLKIYQDADPNKESALTHFVKDLLRLDQLDAVIDGLQPVGDVRNVRKLAPAYKDAEDLKKSKEAERSRLLRERSDVSQQLASELTSLQDELDVALPGRKADLQSIEVLRDELRQQDASHRLLDERGRLNELQSVERAWSSIQSAGLVQRAEVEDRAGKAAVSAGNWRETTGVELEAISVALRETFPDLPSWSSTNPDVAYASARQRLEEELARLKGLLSTDDENLALQKQAAEAQAQDEARLKIISSQIAEISKTSGQIAAALAGILPHIHDNECPVCGRDFDEVSKEPLSAHVQQHIAQITADAARLGQLSNEQTSATTRITTTTRRLDRLRSAILSDDTKLQTKRWIVSLTECQVALVRISDTVAVGAKFLSDEAVASRELGRFRENDRLSNELRGSASRISEAFGGKPIGQSDQLGQFLTELRQAITARVEGLQRVQRGLETAITRCALILRLRSQRDTVAGDIARLDGDIEKLDDAFTVADADRKRAKELSDIARRARTDAVRNVFNNSLNTLWRDLFVRLAPTEPFIPAFRIPVDSAEISATLETLHRKGMPAGTPGSMLSSGNLNTAALTLFLALHFSVATSRLPWLVLDDPVQSMDELHIAQFAALLRTISRNQHRKIIVAVHEKPLFDYLALELSPAFETDKLLTLEIRRGIEDDTQVIPRYLPYQKDAVAA; this is encoded by the coding sequence ATGACCGTTCTTGATCCAATTGAAGGTCTGGTCATCCAGAATTTCCGCAGCATTCGCGGCACGGTGTCCGTCCCGCTTGACGCTCCCATCGTTCTGATCCACGGCACTAACGGCGCCGGTAAGACCAGCGTATTGTCTGCGCTGGAGCTAGCGCTGACCAGAGAAATTCCTGCGATGAAGCGGGATGATGAGATCTTCGAGCGCTTCCTGGTCCACCAAGGTCAGAAGAAGGCTTCTGTGTCGCTGGCGGGCAAAAACAATGTTCCGCTGAAGCAAGGCGCGATAACGGTTGAGGGAGGCGTGGTCAGTGGGACCGCGTTCCTCGATGGTAACGATGCGCAGTTCTTTAGCAATCGTTGCATGCTTGCCCAATCCACCTTGAGCCGCCTGCTAAAAATCTATCAGGACGCTGATCCCAACAAGGAGTCGGCCCTAACGCATTTCGTGAAAGACCTTCTGAGGCTGGACCAGCTCGATGCGGTTATTGACGGGCTTCAACCTGTTGGTGACGTTCGTAATGTGCGAAAGCTCGCGCCGGCGTACAAGGACGCGGAAGACCTGAAAAAATCGAAGGAAGCTGAGCGTTCGCGCCTGCTGCGAGAGCGTTCGGATGTTTCGCAACAGCTCGCAAGTGAGCTCACGAGTCTACAAGATGAACTCGACGTAGCGCTGCCGGGCCGCAAGGCCGACCTGCAATCAATCGAAGTGTTGCGCGATGAGTTACGGCAACAAGACGCAAGCCATCGACTGCTGGACGAGCGCGGTCGGCTGAACGAACTTCAGTCTGTCGAGAGAGCGTGGTCGAGTATCCAGAGCGCCGGTTTGGTTCAGCGTGCAGAGGTTGAGGATCGCGCGGGTAAGGCGGCAGTAAGTGCTGGCAATTGGCGTGAGACAACCGGCGTTGAGCTAGAAGCAATTTCCGTTGCGCTCCGTGAAACATTCCCCGATCTTCCTTCTTGGTCATCGACCAATCCGGATGTCGCCTATGCGTCTGCTCGCCAACGCCTCGAAGAAGAGCTAGCTAGGTTGAAGGGTCTGTTGTCGACGGATGACGAGAACCTCGCGTTGCAGAAGCAGGCGGCAGAGGCCCAGGCACAGGACGAGGCCCGGCTCAAGATCATTTCGTCGCAGATTGCCGAAATTTCCAAAACGTCCGGCCAGATTGCAGCGGCGCTGGCGGGCATTCTCCCGCACATACATGATAACGAATGTCCGGTGTGCGGTCGCGACTTCGACGAAGTCTCGAAAGAACCATTATCTGCTCACGTGCAGCAGCATATTGCCCAGATAACGGCTGATGCGGCGCGCCTTGGTCAACTGTCCAACGAGCAGACTTCGGCTACCACACGGATCACCACGACAACTCGGCGGCTTGACCGTCTGCGCTCTGCCATCCTTTCGGATGACACCAAGCTACAGACCAAACGCTGGATTGTTTCGCTAACGGAGTGTCAAGTAGCGCTCGTGCGAATTTCCGATACAGTGGCGGTGGGTGCGAAATTTCTCTCCGACGAAGCTGTGGCATCGCGCGAGCTTGGTCGCTTCCGGGAGAACGATCGGCTTTCTAACGAACTACGCGGCAGTGCATCACGCATCAGCGAAGCCTTTGGCGGCAAGCCGATAGGTCAGTCGGATCAGCTCGGGCAATTCCTGACGGAACTTCGACAGGCGATCACAGCGCGTGTGGAAGGTCTTCAGCGAGTCCAGCGAGGACTCGAAACGGCAATAACTCGATGCGCGCTCATCCTTAGGCTGCGCTCTCAGCGGGACACTGTCGCTGGCGATATTGCTCGGCTCGATGGCGACATCGAAAAGCTGGATGACGCATTCACTGTTGCAGACGCCGACCGTAAGCGTGCAAAGGAACTTTCCGATATCGCTCGTAGGGCAAGAACGGATGCCGTGCGCAACGTGTTCAACAACTCCCTGAACACGTTGTGGCGCGATTTGTTTGTGCGCCTTGCTCCAACTGAGCCCTTTATTCCAGCGTTTCGAATTCCGGTGGATTCGGCCGAAATCAGCGCGACTCTGGAAACTCTTCATCGCAAAGGAATGCCCGCCGGCACGCCGGGTTCAATGTTGAGTTCCGGAAATCTCAACACGGCAGCGCTAACGCTCTTCCTTGCCCTTCATTTCTCTGTCGCAACCTCACGGTTGCCGTGGCTGGTGCTCGACGATCCTGTGCAAAGTATGGACGAGTTGCACATCGCCCAATTCGCGGCGCTGTTGCGAACGATATCGCGCAATCAGCATCGTAAGATCATTGTCGCCGTCCACGAGAAGCCTCTGTTTGACTACCTGGCGCTCGAGTTGAGCCCAGCCTTCGAGACAGACAAGCTCCTCACATTGGAGATCCGTCGGGGTATAGAAGATGATACGCAGGTAATCCCGCGGTATCTGCCCTACCAAAAGGACGCTGTGGCGGCCTAA
- a CDS encoding SIR2 family protein yields MVALPAGVTAANISISTVLELLDGPFKETADGIANGKYVFWLGSAISKEKVDDLGKICHRILKHLWDKRAAEGGAGAFTIAFDKAIGLAGLSAAEKANIDFATSPETWATIDDVVGRLIRRYSDLLAIVVAGKDVDYLLWEVVDVPGTYANAATEPDCEHVCVAVLALEGLLANVATANWDGLVEKAIGQLSAGTAGMMSVCVTAEDFTAGASRTRLIKFHGCAVRAKENTAAYRPYLVGRGPQILGWTTDDNYKMMRRELEGLASKNPSLVVGLSIQDFNIKAVFAKGNSLKPHAFPTHPPAYVFAQQELGIDQEQLLQYVYGAQYAEHQVEIEESAKLPAYSKPLLTALVLSMLTKKLTAYSDRATAPGFGAADREAIAKGVLALRDRIAKGGDADRLAFVKAIVQRGSQLLSSFRGTAYAGNGTFAGLGVLPVSQIAGDPNLGTTGLPELANAAGILGQIINDKWTMSVGDAGAVEIDNAGAKRKVFVVATSDAAASLVLNGTIDEEDPDTVVVICTAAAPRMKRNPSSAPGRVLDPDAATDVAVRSILQSAANADDAVQLFREQAGL; encoded by the coding sequence TTGGTCGCACTGCCCGCAGGCGTTACTGCCGCGAACATATCGATTTCGACGGTTCTTGAACTGCTTGATGGTCCGTTCAAGGAGACTGCCGACGGCATTGCCAACGGCAAATATGTTTTCTGGCTAGGGTCGGCGATCTCGAAGGAAAAGGTCGATGACCTTGGCAAGATTTGTCACAGGATTCTAAAGCACCTGTGGGACAAGCGAGCTGCGGAAGGTGGCGCGGGCGCGTTCACTATCGCGTTCGATAAGGCGATCGGACTGGCGGGCTTGAGCGCGGCAGAGAAGGCGAACATCGATTTCGCAACATCTCCTGAAACCTGGGCGACGATCGACGATGTGGTGGGTAGGCTCATCAGAAGATATTCTGATCTGCTCGCCATTGTCGTTGCTGGCAAAGACGTCGACTACCTGCTCTGGGAGGTTGTCGATGTTCCAGGCACATACGCCAACGCCGCGACCGAACCTGACTGCGAACACGTGTGTGTCGCAGTTCTCGCGCTGGAAGGGTTGTTGGCAAATGTCGCAACAGCCAACTGGGATGGCCTTGTCGAGAAGGCGATTGGGCAGCTATCGGCTGGTACCGCAGGAATGATGTCTGTCTGCGTGACGGCAGAGGACTTCACAGCCGGTGCGTCGCGGACGCGTCTCATCAAGTTCCACGGATGTGCTGTCCGCGCGAAAGAGAATACAGCGGCTTACCGCCCATATCTTGTCGGTCGCGGGCCTCAAATCTTGGGATGGACCACCGATGACAACTACAAAATGATGCGTCGGGAACTCGAGGGACTAGCGAGCAAGAATCCATCGCTCGTCGTTGGTCTCTCAATCCAGGACTTCAACATCAAGGCGGTGTTCGCCAAGGGCAACAGCCTTAAGCCGCATGCCTTTCCAACACACCCACCTGCCTACGTGTTTGCGCAGCAGGAACTGGGGATCGATCAGGAGCAATTGCTTCAATACGTCTATGGTGCTCAGTATGCCGAGCATCAGGTCGAAATAGAAGAGTCGGCGAAACTGCCTGCATACTCGAAGCCGCTGTTGACGGCGCTTGTGCTGAGCATGCTGACCAAAAAGCTCACTGCGTATTCTGACCGCGCGACTGCGCCGGGATTTGGCGCAGCGGACCGTGAGGCGATCGCAAAGGGTGTGTTGGCCCTGCGTGATCGTATCGCCAAGGGCGGCGATGCTGACCGCCTGGCCTTCGTGAAGGCCATCGTCCAGCGAGGCTCCCAGCTGCTCAGTTCGTTCAGGGGAACGGCTTACGCTGGCAATGGCACTTTCGCCGGGTTGGGTGTGCTGCCTGTGTCTCAAATCGCGGGAGATCCCAACCTTGGGACGACAGGTTTGCCGGAGCTAGCAAACGCTGCGGGAATCCTCGGCCAGATCATCAACGACAAGTGGACGATGTCTGTTGGGGACGCCGGCGCTGTTGAAATCGACAATGCGGGCGCAAAGCGCAAAGTGTTCGTCGTCGCCACAAGTGACGCAGCGGCCAGTCTCGTGCTTAACGGAACGATTGATGAAGAGGACCCTGATACTGTTGTCGTTATCTGCACGGCAGCGGCTCCGCGTATGAAGCGGAACCCGTCATCGGCCCCCGGAAGAGTTCTTGATCCGGACGCGGCAACGGATGTTGCGGTGCGATCGATCCTCCAGTCGGCAGCAAACGCGGACGATGCTGTGCAGCTGTTCAGGGAGCAAGCTGGACTATGA
- a CDS encoding TonB-dependent receptor, translating to MVILNSSQNAVRLAVLLGSTSIAGVCLQPSSVVAQTVAPAGVSHPRTVTFAIPPQPLSSAIVAFSRAAGVSVAFDGAVPRETNTIGVSGAMTPNTALTHLLGGTGLSARFNSPSSITLYRPGSAGAIGPVPDGTTLLDAVDVSGAGVKPEYQPYHTPGATSYISQETIERFRGGSPADMFRGTPGVMSGEPRNGAGSIDVNIRGMQGMGRVAVTIDGAENALTVYQGYQGVSNRTFVDPDLLAGADIRKGADASSRGIAGTVAMRTLGADDVVKPGEKWGVWVKSGFGTNTATPVPGDRGGYTWPKPYVSDPQPYPVPTAQASGLERPGWLNPTSGSFSTVAAIKEENYDLLWGYAFRKQGNYFAGKNGPGAQVIDTGPQPLCYSSGTCYYPPHPISYAHVYQNGGLSSYRAGEQVLNTQLETESYLAKATVRDVEIGQSLQIGYNGYRSTSGDMVAALFGSPLSQSLQQWQENSTTVDTGTARYRWKPEENGLVDLKANFWMTSLNTRTPPRVSLGAGRPESYGLPYDYLPGNDSTMWGGDISNKSHFALDRFGSLDVDYGVSYINEATRPLPFSDQLNLNIPARNGSRQEIGGFGKVAYKPVDWLTLNGGLRYSHYSSLDRSVIVNNPLTVNPQPSHENSGYSPSAGVVLEPVKGTQFYGSYSSALRMPTLFESVAAYTLIPNPNIQPERSKNWEAGVNVIRDGVLSAKDKVMLKFGYFNWDVQDYVARVGITGTAVHPTWGYTYTWSGLQVRNIDRARFEGLEFSSKYENNGFTAELAANYYLNVEFCPTASLCSGSTLSGDYATNQVPPKYSANLTVSQKLLNDDLTIGGRVGYTGPRSIGHGAVQYGAAAIIAPIDWLPYWMVDAFAEYKLSKDITLWATVENITDQYYVDPLSLVQQPGPGRTARVGLTGKFGGSEPVSYASLANLFRPSQGGRSWTGFHAGVNSAYNFAELRGASTALDGSVTRYSATEAPNQDIKALSFGLQAGYDYQFRNRIVAGIVAHIARSEISGSQVTFANEGSSILSNSNMFYARAFEAVQESSIDWIATVRGRLGYAFNDRMMLYVTGGAAFMRQNEERTQYIGARSIPGCCSAVDSSVAAFTESASLMRTGYVLGGGGEFALNESWSVTGEYLLARFDQATFSFPGAKAGAMIANTNGYSVTSDTVNGRKLISKVGFPMVRVGVNYRF from the coding sequence ATGGTGATTTTGAACAGTTCTCAGAACGCAGTGCGGCTGGCCGTGCTGCTGGGGTCGACATCGATTGCTGGTGTTTGCCTGCAACCATCCTCAGTCGTAGCCCAAACAGTTGCGCCTGCTGGCGTGAGTCATCCTCGCACGGTCACCTTTGCTATTCCGCCGCAGCCTTTGTCGAGCGCCATCGTTGCATTTTCCCGCGCCGCAGGCGTGAGTGTTGCTTTCGATGGTGCTGTTCCGCGTGAGACAAATACAATAGGTGTTTCAGGAGCGATGACGCCCAACACCGCTCTGACTCATTTGCTGGGTGGAACCGGTCTTTCAGCGCGATTTAACAGCCCGTCGAGCATCACGCTGTATCGGCCGGGCAGCGCTGGCGCGATAGGGCCGGTACCGGATGGCACGACACTCCTCGACGCGGTGGATGTGTCTGGTGCTGGCGTCAAGCCGGAATATCAACCGTATCATACGCCGGGCGCAACCAGCTACATCTCGCAGGAAACCATTGAGCGTTTCCGTGGCGGCAGTCCGGCCGATATGTTTCGCGGCACGCCGGGGGTGATGTCGGGCGAACCGCGCAATGGTGCTGGGTCCATCGACGTCAACATCCGCGGGATGCAGGGCATGGGCCGTGTTGCCGTGACGATCGACGGCGCGGAGAATGCTCTCACCGTCTATCAAGGCTATCAGGGTGTTTCCAACCGCACCTTTGTCGATCCCGATCTGCTCGCCGGCGCCGATATTCGTAAGGGGGCGGACGCGAGTTCGCGCGGTATCGCCGGCACGGTGGCGATGCGCACGCTCGGTGCTGATGATGTAGTGAAGCCCGGTGAGAAGTGGGGCGTCTGGGTTAAAAGTGGTTTCGGCACCAACACCGCAACGCCTGTTCCTGGCGATCGCGGTGGTTATACGTGGCCGAAGCCCTATGTAAGCGATCCACAGCCTTATCCTGTGCCCACGGCTCAGGCATCAGGCCTTGAGCGGCCTGGATGGCTCAACCCGACCAGCGGCTCTTTCAGCACGGTCGCGGCAATCAAGGAAGAGAATTACGATCTGCTCTGGGGCTATGCCTTCCGAAAGCAGGGCAACTATTTCGCCGGCAAGAACGGTCCGGGCGCTCAGGTGATCGACACTGGCCCTCAGCCACTCTGTTATTCAAGCGGCACCTGCTATTATCCTCCCCACCCTATTTCATACGCCCACGTGTATCAGAATGGCGGCCTATCAAGCTACCGCGCCGGCGAGCAGGTTCTGAATACGCAACTTGAAACGGAGTCGTATCTTGCTAAGGCCACGGTGCGCGATGTCGAAATCGGGCAGAGTCTGCAGATTGGCTACAACGGCTATCGCAGCACGTCCGGCGATATGGTCGCTGCGCTTTTCGGAAGCCCTCTGAGTCAATCCTTGCAGCAGTGGCAGGAGAACTCCACAACGGTCGATACCGGAACGGCGCGCTATCGGTGGAAGCCAGAAGAAAACGGCCTCGTCGATCTCAAGGCAAATTTCTGGATGACAAGCCTCAATACACGCACGCCGCCACGCGTCAGTCTAGGTGCCGGAAGGCCGGAGAGTTACGGTCTTCCCTATGACTATCTTCCCGGCAACGACAGCACGATGTGGGGAGGCGATATCAGCAACAAATCGCACTTTGCATTGGACCGGTTCGGATCGCTGGATGTCGATTACGGCGTGTCCTACATCAACGAGGCGACAAGGCCGCTGCCATTCTCGGATCAGTTGAACCTGAACATTCCGGCCCGGAACGGCTCCCGGCAGGAAATCGGGGGATTCGGAAAAGTAGCCTATAAGCCGGTAGATTGGCTCACGCTGAACGGTGGACTGCGTTATTCACACTACTCGTCTCTCGATCGCAGCGTAATTGTCAACAATCCGCTTACTGTTAATCCGCAACCGTCGCACGAAAACAGTGGATACAGTCCGTCAGCAGGCGTCGTGCTGGAACCGGTCAAGGGCACGCAATTTTACGGGAGCTATTCCAGCGCCTTGCGCATGCCGACTCTTTTTGAGTCGGTCGCGGCATACACTTTGATTCCAAATCCCAATATCCAGCCCGAGCGCTCGAAAAATTGGGAGGCCGGCGTCAATGTGATTAGGGATGGCGTATTGTCCGCGAAGGACAAGGTCATGCTGAAGTTCGGATACTTCAACTGGGATGTGCAGGACTATGTGGCTCGGGTCGGGATTACCGGGACTGCGGTCCATCCGACATGGGGTTACACCTACACATGGAGTGGCCTCCAAGTCCGCAATATCGATCGTGCCCGCTTTGAGGGGCTGGAGTTCTCCAGCAAGTATGAGAACAACGGATTCACGGCGGAATTGGCTGCGAACTATTATCTGAATGTTGAATTTTGTCCGACCGCCAGCCTTTGTTCGGGTTCGACCTTGTCAGGCGACTACGCAACCAATCAGGTTCCGCCAAAGTATTCTGCAAATCTGACCGTCTCGCAGAAGCTGCTAAACGACGATCTAACTATCGGAGGTCGGGTGGGTTATACGGGCCCGCGCTCGATTGGTCATGGAGCAGTGCAGTACGGCGCCGCTGCAATCATCGCTCCCATCGACTGGCTGCCATACTGGATGGTCGATGCGTTCGCGGAATACAAGCTGTCGAAGGACATTACGCTTTGGGCGACCGTCGAAAACATCACCGACCAGTATTATGTCGATCCGCTCAGCCTGGTGCAGCAGCCTGGCCCCGGACGAACCGCTCGCGTCGGACTCACAGGCAAGTTCGGGGGCAGCGAGCCAGTCTCTTACGCCTCATTGGCCAATCTGTTCCGCCCGTCGCAAGGCGGCAGAAGCTGGACGGGATTCCATGCTGGCGTCAATTCGGCTTACAACTTTGCGGAGCTAAGAGGTGCATCCACCGCTCTGGATGGATCAGTGACGCGCTATTCTGCGACGGAAGCGCCCAATCAGGATATCAAGGCGCTCTCATTCGGACTTCAGGCCGGATATGATTATCAGTTCAGAAATCGTATCGTTGCCGGTATCGTTGCGCATATCGCGAGATCGGAGATTTCTGGCTCTCAGGTAACCTTCGCGAATGAAGGTTCTTCAATTTTGAGCAACTCCAACATGTTTTATGCCCGTGCATTCGAAGCTGTGCAGGAAAGCAGCATCGACTGGATCGCGACCGTGCGCGGCCGCCTTGGTTATGCTTTCAACGACCGGATGATGCTGTACGTCACGGGCGGTGCCGCGTTCATGCGGCAAAACGAGGAGCGCACGCAATATATCGGCGCAAGGTCCATTCCCGGATGTTGCTCTGCCGTAGATTCGTCAGTTGCTGCGTTTACCGAAAGTGCATCCCTGATGCGCACAGGGTACGTGCTCGGCGGCGGCGGCGAATTTGCGCTCAACGAATCTTGGTCAGTAACCGGCGAGTATTTGCTCGCCCGCTTCGACCAAGCCACATTCAGCTTCCCGGGGGCCAAGGCTGGTGCAATGATCGCCAATACCAACGGGTATTCCGTCACATCTGATACCGTGAATGGCCGCAAGCTGATCAGCAAGGTGGGTTTCCCGATGGTTAGGGTCGGCGTGAACTACAGGTTCTGA
- a CDS encoding FecR domain-containing protein, with amino-acid sequence MGDHSEWTDEPGKDLDPVSREAVRWFAAMHADDVTVSTRSAFRAWLRRDVRHQTAYADIERIWSAASDLPTVKSHRRASRLVLTRRGLGKAAIAAAIGGTGWLGYQQYFMGDYRTGAGERRSIRLPDNSNVELAGATAVSLDFRSRLRLVTLHKGEAFFSTTQDPARPFVVDAGAGRTMASGAAFNIDYVADDDVHVTVLENAADIRLGIKDVRVGAGRQVNYSRKTIGSPNAVDPMEALAWRDGRLVFVSAPFGRVVASLNRWRSGKFVIVNPSLMERPVTLIVDLNAIEDVPDVLRDSLPIRLVSVTPYVMFIMAA; translated from the coding sequence TTGGGTGATCATTCCGAGTGGACCGACGAGCCGGGAAAGGATCTGGACCCCGTATCGCGCGAGGCCGTGAGGTGGTTCGCCGCCATGCATGCGGATGATGTCACGGTATCGACCCGATCAGCATTTCGCGCATGGTTGAGGCGCGACGTTCGTCACCAGACAGCTTATGCGGATATCGAGCGCATCTGGTCGGCGGCCTCGGATTTGCCGACAGTCAAGTCACACCGCCGGGCATCGCGTCTGGTGTTGACGCGCCGTGGTCTGGGTAAGGCCGCGATTGCAGCCGCCATCGGCGGAACCGGCTGGCTTGGCTATCAGCAATACTTTATGGGCGATTATCGCACCGGCGCGGGCGAACGGCGATCCATACGGCTGCCGGACAATTCAAATGTCGAGCTGGCAGGCGCGACAGCCGTATCTCTCGATTTTCGCTCTCGACTTCGCCTCGTTACTCTGCACAAGGGCGAAGCGTTCTTCTCCACCACGCAGGATCCGGCCCGTCCTTTTGTTGTAGATGCTGGCGCAGGCCGAACCATGGCATCAGGTGCGGCTTTCAATATAGATTATGTTGCCGACGACGATGTGCATGTGACGGTGCTTGAAAACGCTGCCGACATCCGTCTCGGCATCAAGGATGTTCGTGTGGGAGCCGGGCGGCAGGTCAACTACAGCCGCAAGACCATCGGCTCTCCGAATGCCGTCGATCCAATGGAGGCGCTGGCGTGGCGTGACGGGCGTCTGGTTTTTGTCTCCGCGCCGTTCGGGCGGGTCGTCGCGTCCCTCAATCGATGGCGAAGCGGAAAGTTTGTGATCGTGAACCCGTCGCTCATGGAGCGGCCAGTAACCCTGATCGTCGATCTCAACGCCATCGAAGATGTTCCGGACGTGCTGCGGGACAGCCTGCCCATTCGCCTCGTGAGCGTCACGCCGTATGTGATGTTCATCATGGCAGCGTAG